A window of the Streptomyces sp. NBC_01351 genome harbors these coding sequences:
- a CDS encoding sugar ABC transporter permease encodes MADLANPAAPADAIPAVDPRLLVREQGFGGYVTEFGRKLKAGDLGSVPVVLGLIIIWSIFQGLNSNFLSPENLTNIAITMVATGMMAVGIIFVLLLGEIDLSVGSVSGVSGAIVAVLAVTNGVNEWLAILAAIAGGALIGSIHGFFFAKIGAPAFAVTLSGLLFWSGAMLQILGSNGTINLDSEGVVGQLTTYFFTDVAVGYGLAAVAVVGYFLATFFDARRREAAGVPSRPLGEILLRTGLLAVFTFGPALVFNQYKGLPLAVVLFILALVGTDFLLRRTTFGRNVFALGGSVEASRRAGINVTAVRIAVFSIAGTFAAIGGLFWASKIAAANQSAGAGDLLMNVIAAAVIGGTSLFGGRGRTWNALLGVMVITSIQYGLALEGIATPIQYMITGAVLLATVVIDSVTRKTQKTAGRA; translated from the coding sequence GTGGCGGACCTTGCCAACCCCGCCGCCCCCGCGGACGCCATCCCCGCGGTGGACCCCCGCCTGCTGGTGCGCGAGCAGGGCTTCGGCGGCTACGTGACCGAGTTCGGCCGCAAGCTGAAGGCCGGCGACCTGGGCTCCGTGCCCGTCGTCCTCGGCCTGATCATCATCTGGTCGATCTTCCAGGGCCTGAACTCGAACTTCCTGTCCCCGGAGAACCTCACCAACATCGCGATCACGATGGTCGCCACCGGCATGATGGCCGTGGGCATCATCTTCGTGCTGCTGCTCGGCGAGATCGACCTCTCGGTCGGCTCGGTCAGCGGCGTCTCGGGCGCGATCGTGGCCGTCCTCGCCGTCACCAACGGCGTGAACGAATGGCTGGCGATCCTCGCGGCCATCGCGGGCGGCGCCCTCATCGGCTCCATCCACGGCTTCTTCTTCGCCAAGATCGGCGCCCCGGCCTTCGCGGTCACCCTTTCGGGCCTGCTCTTCTGGTCCGGCGCGATGCTGCAGATCCTCGGCAGCAACGGCACGATCAACCTCGACTCCGAGGGCGTGGTCGGGCAGCTGACCACGTACTTCTTCACGGACGTGGCCGTCGGCTACGGACTGGCCGCCGTCGCGGTGGTCGGGTACTTCCTCGCCACGTTCTTCGACGCGCGGCGCCGGGAGGCCGCCGGGGTCCCTTCCCGGCCGCTCGGCGAGATCCTGCTGCGCACCGGCCTGCTCGCGGTGTTCACCTTCGGACCCGCGCTGGTGTTCAACCAGTACAAGGGCCTGCCGCTCGCGGTGGTGCTGTTCATCCTGGCCCTGGTCGGCACGGACTTCCTCCTGCGCCGCACCACCTTCGGGCGAAACGTTTTCGCACTCGGCGGCAGCGTCGAGGCCTCCCGCCGTGCGGGCATCAACGTCACCGCCGTCCGCATCGCGGTCTTCTCGATCGCCGGCACCTTCGCCGCCATCGGCGGGCTCTTCTGGGCCTCGAAGATCGCGGCGGCCAACCAGAGCGCCGGCGCCGGCGACCTGCTGATGAACGTGATCGCGGCGGCCGTCATCGGCGGCACCAGCCTCTTCGGCGGCCGGGGCCGGACCTGGAACGCCCTCCTCGGCGTGATGGTCATCACCTCGATCCAGTACGGTCTGGCCCTGGAGGGCATCGCCACTCCGATCCAGTACATGATCACCGGTGCGGTACTGCTGGCGACCGTGGTGATCGACTCGGTCACCCGTAAGACGCAGAAGACGGCCGGACGCGCCTGA